Proteins from one Nicotiana tabacum cultivar K326 chromosome 23, ASM71507v2, whole genome shotgun sequence genomic window:
- the LOC142177240 gene encoding uncharacterized protein LOC142177240, which produces MLEHVQHSENVLFVHDFQYNLMSVSKDLSNGRIKGIGKEKYGLYLFLPKDEQEEMSRGLNAQKKGVDVSLWHRRYFFKTVHIQFGTMVKTVRSDNGEWSTERKHRHNLEVAMAIRFQGHIPVRFWGHCVLAALYIINRLPSVVLARAVKAVLMGYSNVTKGYLLYNLENKEFFEDVYPNHPSHFADVDSIIPTYIVDALQPPIFVKADPQATDMQPHVMPTNANQLLDTPIVTSSPVDHQEQHDTSPSFFHADVEPGAPQDRIAPHTHTNEDNVFEEPELYSSDISTPLRRSGRVTKQPLWLTDYLVYLPPGKTPIGCRWVYKVKLRADREIERFKARLVAKGYSQKEGLDYNETFSPVVKIATVRTTLSLAAMQHWHIQQIDVYNTFLQGDLDDGVYMELPQRFSSQGETIGRCKLVCRLVKSLYWLKQASRQ; this is translated from the exons ATGTTAGAACATGTTCAACATAGTGAAAATGTGTTGTTTGTGCATGATTTTCAGTACAATCTCATGTCAGTCTCTAAG GACCTCTCAAATGGGAGGATAAAGGGGATTGGTAAAGAAAAATATGGATTGTACCTTTTCCTACCTAAAGATGAACAAGAAGAAATGAGTAGAGGATTAAATGCACAGAAGAAAGGAGTTGATGTCTCTCTATGGCATAGAAG ATATTTCTTTAAAACGGTACACATTCAATTTGGTACTATGGTAAAGACAGTGAGATCAGATAATGGTG AATGGAGTACTGAGAGGAAGCATAGACACAATCTTGAGGTGGCAATGGCCATTAGGTTTCAGGGGCATATCCCTGTGAGATTTTGGGGACATTGTGTTTTGGCAGCTCTGTATATCATCAATAGACTACCTTCAGTTGTGCT TGCTAGAGCAGTTAAGGCAGTACTAATGGGGTATTCTAATGTTACTAAAGGATACCTCTTGTACAACTTGGAGAATAAGGAGTTCTTT GAGGATGTTTATCCTAACCATCCTTCTCATTTTGCAGATGTTGATTCTATCATTCCTACTTATATAGTAGATGCATTGCAGCCCCCAATTTTTGTAAAGGCCGATCCACAGGCAACAGATATGCAGCCTCATGTCATGCCTACTAATGCAAATCAACTCTTAGATACACCAATAGTTACTTCCTCACCTGTCGACCATCAGGAGCAACATGATACATCACCTAGTTTCTTCCATGCTGATGTAGAACCTGGTGCTCCTCAAGATAGAATTGCCCCTCACACACATACAAATGAGGATAATGTTTTTGAAGAACCTGAACTCTACTCATCAGATATTTCCACACCTTTGAGGAGATCTGGAAGAGTGACTAAACAACCATTGTGGTTGACAGATTAT TTGGTGTATTTGCCTCCAGGGAAGACTCCCATTGGGTGTAGATGGGTGTACAAGGTCAAGCTTAGAGCTGATAGAGAAATAGAAAGGTTTAAGGCTAGACTAGTAGCCAAAGGCTATAGTCAAAAGGAAGGTCTTGACTATAATGAAACATTCTCTCCTGTAGTTAAGATTGCTACTGTTAGGACAACCCTTTCATTAGCAGCTATGCAGCATTGGCATATCCAACAGATTGATGTTTACAATACTTTTTTGCAGGGAGACCTAGATGATGGGGTCTATATGGAGTTGCCACAGAGATTTTCAAGCCAGGGGGAGACAATTGGAAGATGTAAGCTAGTTTGCAGACTTGTTAAATCTCTGTATTGGTTAAAGCAGGCTAGCAGACAATGA